GCTCGACCTGAATATTCCGGTTGCTCATTTCCACGCTCTTAGCCTGGATTCGTTCTATAACTTACGGAAAAGTTCACGCCAAAATTGATTACCTTTAGTTATCGTTAATCAGGAGATCGAGATACGAGGTTCTGATCTGTTCGTCGGGATCGAGTCCCAACGCGCGGAGGATCGAAAACGCTCCTTCGCGTGCCGTATCGAAATCAGCGTTCGTGTGATCGGCTTCGACTTCAGTTTCGACTTCGACGAATTCCCCGAGATTGGAGACGGTATCCAGTGTCACAGTGTATCCATCGAGCGCGTACCGTTCCCTGCTTTTTTCGACGACAGCCGCCGGTGAGAATCCAAGATGATCGAGGATTTCTTCCATCGTTTCGCGGCTTTCGACTTCGGTTTCGGACTCCGTGCGGGTTTTCGAGGCATCATCGACGAGCGGACCTTTGTACGTGAGTTGGGTGACAGGATCCGGTGCTGACGATGATTCATTCGATTCGGTCTCCGCTCTAATACGAAGCGCCTCGTCGGTTTCAGCGAAGGTTCGATGAGGTGCGTCGTAGTAGGTATCGACCTGATCGACCGTCGAGAGCTGTGTTGCATCCAGCTCGGCGAGCTTGGACCGAACAGCATCGTGGTCGGTTTTAACTTTTACTTCGAGCTCGTACATGTCATTAGAAGATTCACACGAACCAAAGCGGCTTACATTCTCTTGTTTTTTGAGTATGTACGCGTTCATTTCTATGCATGATAGTTGAGCACACCCCGTCAACGGAAACGTGACGGTTAAGGGCGTATCGAGAGACGTGTTGTGTATGACTGGAGAACCAGAAGAGACCAACACGACGGGTAACGACGCTGATGAAGAGCCAGTGTCGGAAGACGCGGCCGAAGCGGCCGCCGAGCAGGCAGATGAGGGAGAACTGCAAGAAGACGATTTTATTCAGATTGCCTACACTGCTCGCACGGTAGACGAAGACGCGCTGGTCGATACGACCGACGAGGAAGTGGCAGAAGAAGAAGGTGTCGCGGAAGAAGGCACCTTCGAGCCGCGCGTCATCGTTCTCGGCTCCGGGCACATCTTCGAGGAGGTCGAAGAAGACATCATGACGAAAGATGTCGGCGACAGCGGAACGGTTGTTGTCCCTGCTAGCGAGGCGTTCGGAGAGTACAACCAAGAGGAAGTACGCACCGTCAGCGCGGACAAGATTCCCGAAGACGACCGCTATCCCGGTGCGCAGGTCCAAATCGAGAATGAACAGGGCTACCTCGAAACCATCATCGGCGGGCGCGCCCGCGTCGATTTCAATCACCCGCTTGCCGGTGAGGATATCGAATACGAGTACGAGATTGTCGATCACGTCGAAGACAAACTCGAACGCGCGAACGGCCTCATGAACATGTTCTTCGATATTGATCTCGAGATGGAGATCAAAACCGACGAGGTCGAAGAAGAACAGCTCGTCGAAGCCGAAGCCGAAGACGGTGAGGAAGAGGAAGACGAAGAGCCTGAATACGAGACGGTGACCGTCGAAAAGGAGACGCTGTACATCGAATCGACGCCGCAACTCTCGATGAACCAGCAGTGGCTCTTCCAGAAACAACAGGTCGCCCAGCAGATCATTGATCAGGTTGGGATCGACCGTGTCATCGTGCAGGAGATCCTCGACGATCCGATGGGCGGTATGGGAATGCCCGGTATGATGGGCGGCGGCGCCGGTGGAGCCGACATCGAGGACGCGCTCGAAGAGGCAGACATCGATGCTGAAGAAGTTCTCGACGAGATCGACGAGGAAGTCGAAGACGTTGACGAAGAAGTCGATCAGAACGCAGCAGAATAACAGACCAACCCCCGTCGTTGGGGTGGGTTGTTAAACAAATCTCGTGGAACGCTACAACCAGCCGTCGCGTAGTAGCAGCTCTCCATTCAGCACGCTTGCGCCCGCAGCACCGCGGATCGTATTGTGCGCGAGGCAGTTGTACTGAACACCGTTCGACGTCTCACGAAGTCCACCAGCAGTGACGGCCATGCCGTTTCCGTGCAGTCGGTCGAGGCGAGGTTGTGGACGATCGGGTTCCTCGAAGACGTGGATGAGTGGATCGGGCGAACTGTGGAGATCAAGCGATTCGTACGAGCGCATCGCTGCCGCAGCGTCTTCGGTCGTGATCTCATCGCGGGTCTCCACCCAGACGTTTTCGAGGTGTCCGTCGATCGTGGGGATGCGGTTGCACGATGCTGCGACGTCTGCTTCGTGCCAGTTGATCTCCCGGCCGTCGAATGCACCGAGGAGTTTGCACGCTTCTGCCTCCATTTTCTGCTCTTCGCCACCGATGTGTGGGATGGCGTTGTCGATGATTTCCATCGAAGAGACACCGGAGTAGCCCGCGCCCGAGACCGCTTGAAGCGTCGAGACGTGTATTTGTTCGATTCCGAATGAATCGAGCGCTGCGAGCGTCGGAACCATCGTGATCGTTGAGCAGTTCGGATTTTTCACGAGCGCTCCATCCCAGCCGCGTTCCTCGCGTTGGACTTCCAGTACGTCGAGATGCCCAGCGTTCACTTCGGGAATAGTGAGGGGAACGTCGGGCGCGGTCCGATCGTTAGAAGAGTTCGAGGAAACGACGTAGCCCGCCTCACAGAGTTCCGGTTCGACGCGCTTGCCAACGTCGGATGGGAGCGAAGAAAAGAGGAGATCGATGTCGTCCGGGATGTCAT
The nucleotide sequence above comes from Halocatena marina. Encoded proteins:
- the cyaB gene encoding class IV adenylate cyclase; translated protein: MYELEVKVKTDHDAVRSKLAELDATQLSTVDQVDTYYDAPHRTFAETDEALRIRAETESNESSSAPDPVTQLTYKGPLVDDASKTRTESETEVESRETMEEILDHLGFSPAAVVEKSRERYALDGYTVTLDTVSNLGEFVEVETEVEADHTNADFDTAREGAFSILRALGLDPDEQIRTSYLDLLINDN
- a CDS encoding peptidylprolyl isomerase; translated protein: MTGEPEETNTTGNDADEEPVSEDAAEAAAEQADEGELQEDDFIQIAYTARTVDEDALVDTTDEEVAEEEGVAEEGTFEPRVIVLGSGHIFEEVEEDIMTKDVGDSGTVVVPASEAFGEYNQEEVRTVSADKIPEDDRYPGAQVQIENEQGYLETIIGGRARVDFNHPLAGEDIEYEYEIVDHVEDKLERANGLMNMFFDIDLEMEIKTDEVEEEQLVEAEAEDGEEEEDEEPEYETVTVEKETLYIESTPQLSMNQQWLFQKQQVAQQIIDQVGIDRVIVQEILDDPMGGMGMPGMMGGGAGGADIEDALEEADIDAEEVLDEIDEEVEDVDEEVDQNAAE
- the asd gene encoding aspartate-semialdehyde dehydrogenase; its protein translation is MTVTAGILGATGAVGQRLIQLLEPHPDFELVTLTASDASAGHPYRDVAKWRIDAPIPETIAEMTVRRTDPDDIPDDIDLLFSSLPSDVGKRVEPELCEAGYVVSSNSSNDRTAPDVPLTIPEVNAGHLDVLEVQREERGWDGALVKNPNCSTITMVPTLAALDSFGIEQIHVSTLQAVSGAGYSGVSSMEIIDNAIPHIGGEEQKMEAEACKLLGAFDGREINWHEADVAASCNRIPTIDGHLENVWVETRDEITTEDAAAAMRSYESLDLHSSPDPLIHVFEEPDRPQPRLDRLHGNGMAVTAGGLRETSNGVQYNCLAHNTIRGAAGASVLNGELLLRDGWL